Part of the Bacillota bacterium genome is shown below.
GTTATCACAAGCAAGTACTCCGGCACTGAAGTTAAAGTCGATGATGTTGAGTACATTGTTGTGAAACAAGGCGACATTCTCGCGGTAGTTGAATAATTAAGCAGAAATAGGAGGAATGAATAATGGCTAAACAGATTGCTTATGGTGAAGATGCAAGAAAGTCTTTACAAAAAGGTATAGACAAACTTGCAGATACAGTGAAGATTACACTTGGGCCGAAGGGCAGAAACGTTGTTCTCGATAAAAAATACGGAGCTCCTTTAATAACTAACGATGGTGTTACTATAGCAAAGGAGATCGAACTTGAAGATCCTTTTGAAAATATGGGTGCCCAGCTCGTTAAAGAAGTTGCTGTTAAGACAAATGATGTTGCCGGAGACGGTACAACAACAGCTACCCTGCTTGCACAGGCAATTATACGTGAAGGCATGAAAAACGTCGCAGCAGGTGCAAACCCGATGGACGTTAAAAAGGGTATTGCAGTGGCAGTTGACACAGCTGTAAAGGCTGTTCAGGCTAATGCTAACAAAGTTGGCGGTTCAAAAGATATCGCTCGTGTTGCAACAGTTTCTGCTGGTGATGAAGTGATAGGCAATCTTATTGCAGAGGCTATGGATAAAGTTACAAGCGACGGGGTTATCACCGTTGAGGAAAGCAAAACCGCTGAGACCAGCTGTGAAGTGGTTGAAGGAATGCAGTTTGACCGTGGTTATATTTCACCTTATATGGTTACTGATACCGATAAGATGGAAGCAATCATTGACGATCCATATATACTCATAACTGATAAGAAGATTTCTTCTATTCAGGATATCCTTCCGCTGCTTGAGCAGATTGTTCAATCAGGCAAAAAGCTTGTAATAATCGCTGAAGACGTTGAAGGTGAAGCACTTACAACTATTCTGCTTAATAAACTGCGCGGTACATTCAACTGTGTCTGCGTAAAAGCTCCGGGCTTTGGCGACAGAAGAAAAGAAATGCTGCAGGATATCGCGGTCCTTACAGGCGGCGAGGTAATAAGCGAGGAACTCGGGCTTGATCTTAAGAGTGCAACAGTCGCACAGCTCGGCCGCGCAAAGCAGATCAAGGTTCAAAAGGAAAATACGATTATAGTAAGCGGCGCTGGTGACACAAATGCTATAA
Proteins encoded:
- the groL gene encoding chaperonin GroEL (60 kDa chaperone family; promotes refolding of misfolded polypeptides especially under stressful conditions; forms two stacked rings of heptamers to form a barrel-shaped 14mer; ends can be capped by GroES; misfolded proteins enter the barrel where they are refolded when GroES binds), giving the protein MAKQIAYGEDARKSLQKGIDKLADTVKITLGPKGRNVVLDKKYGAPLITNDGVTIAKEIELEDPFENMGAQLVKEVAVKTNDVAGDGTTTATLLAQAIIREGMKNVAAGANPMDVKKGIAVAVDTAVKAVQANANKVGGSKDIARVATVSAGDEVIGNLIAEAMDKVTSDGVITVEESKTAETSCEVVEGMQFDRGYISPYMVTDTDKMEAIIDDPYILITDKKISSIQDILPLLEQIVQSGKKLVIIAEDVEGEALTTILLNKLRGTFNCVCVKAPGFGDRRKEMLQDIAVLTGGEVISEELGLDLKSATVAQLGRAKQIKVQKENTIIVSGAGDTNAIKARVSQIKAAIEVTTSEFDKEKLQERLAKLAGGVAVVRVGAATETEMKEKKLRIEDALAATKAAVEEGIVAGGGTAFINSMPAVTDLLNKVTGDVKTGVAIVLKALEEPVRQIATNAGLEGSVIIEKLRSQNSVTYGFDAQKEVYCDMLEAGIVDPAKVTRSALQNASSVAAMVLTTESLVADKKEDAQAAAAAAQAAAAAQMGGMY